One Gloeobacter morelensis MG652769 DNA window includes the following coding sequences:
- the recQ gene encoding DNA helicase RecQ, with product MDDQKLDEALKRHFGHEHFRSGQRRIVEQAIAGRDQLILMPTGGGKSLTYQLPALLLPGLTVVVSPLIALMHDQVDRLRENGIAATFLNSTLAAGERTRREQAIAQGRMKLLYLSPERLLSAECLGFLEYVQRQVGLSLLAVDEAHCVSEWGHDFRPEYRQLAAVRERFAALPTLALTATATERVRRDILVQLKLRDPHIHIASFDRPNLHYAVLAKDQGAYTELLDRLRRLDGASAIVYCQSRRAVENLAERLVADGLNALPYHAGMGAEERTRHQTRFLRDDAPVLVATVAFGMGIAKPDVRAVFHYELPRNLEGYYQESGRAGRDGQPADCVLFFSPGDRAKVEYLIAQKSDPQEQRLARSQLAQMLAYAESTVCRRRILLGYFGEALAEADCSSCDNCRSPVATQERTVDAQKLLSCVARCQERFGLRHIAQVLRGANTQKIRAQGHDRLSTYGIGADRSEAEWLHLGRTLLHQGLLSETTDGYPVLKLNALSWEVLRGQRTVIAARLPARPTAPQPTDEAATDDTATALFEHLRRLRKRLADEQNVPPYVVFADAALKAMAQRRPQTMTQFLAIPGVGSRKAEAYFTPFTAEIRTYCEVHALLPPSEQAETSPPAPAHRERRPPRGTPTASTHALTLQLWQQGLSIEQIAEQRSLRTETIEGHLAELVEAGENIDIEGLVEPKRRCTIEAALLKLGTATLKPVKEHLGEEYSYSEIRLVRARLLCAQGDF from the coding sequence GTGGACGACCAAAAACTGGATGAGGCCCTCAAGCGGCATTTTGGCCACGAGCACTTTCGATCCGGCCAGCGCCGGATCGTCGAGCAGGCTATTGCCGGGCGCGATCAGCTCATCTTGATGCCCACCGGGGGCGGCAAATCGCTCACCTACCAGCTGCCCGCCCTGCTGCTGCCCGGGTTGACGGTGGTCGTCTCGCCGCTGATCGCCCTGATGCACGACCAGGTCGATCGCCTGCGCGAGAACGGCATCGCCGCCACCTTCCTCAACAGCACCCTTGCCGCCGGCGAGCGGACGCGGCGCGAACAGGCGATCGCCCAGGGCCGCATGAAGCTTTTGTACCTCTCGCCGGAGCGGCTCTTGAGCGCGGAGTGTCTGGGGTTTTTGGAGTATGTGCAGCGCCAGGTGGGTCTATCGCTTCTGGCAGTCGATGAGGCGCACTGCGTGAGCGAATGGGGCCATGACTTTCGGCCTGAGTACCGCCAGCTTGCGGCAGTGCGCGAGCGCTTTGCGGCCCTGCCGACCCTGGCGCTCACCGCCACGGCCACCGAGCGCGTCCGCCGGGACATTCTGGTGCAGCTGAAGTTGCGCGATCCGCACATTCACATCGCCAGTTTCGACCGGCCGAACCTGCACTATGCAGTCCTCGCCAAGGACCAAGGGGCCTACACGGAATTGTTGGACCGTCTGCGGCGGCTGGACGGGGCAAGTGCCATCGTCTACTGCCAGAGCCGCCGGGCGGTCGAGAACCTGGCCGAGCGTCTGGTGGCGGATGGTCTGAACGCACTGCCGTACCACGCTGGGATGGGGGCCGAGGAGCGCACCCGGCACCAGACCCGCTTTTTGCGCGACGACGCGCCGGTCCTGGTGGCGACGGTGGCCTTCGGCATGGGGATCGCCAAACCCGATGTGCGCGCCGTTTTTCACTACGAACTGCCCCGCAACCTCGAAGGGTACTACCAGGAGTCGGGCCGAGCCGGGCGCGACGGCCAACCGGCCGATTGCGTACTGTTTTTCAGCCCGGGCGATCGGGCCAAAGTCGAGTATCTGATCGCCCAGAAGTCCGATCCCCAGGAGCAGCGCCTCGCCCGTTCGCAGCTTGCCCAGATGCTGGCCTACGCCGAGAGCACCGTCTGCCGGCGGCGCATCCTGCTGGGCTACTTTGGCGAAGCGCTCGCCGAAGCGGACTGCAGCAGCTGCGACAACTGCCGCAGCCCGGTCGCCACCCAGGAGCGGACCGTGGACGCTCAGAAGTTGCTTTCCTGCGTGGCCCGCTGCCAGGAGCGCTTTGGCCTGCGGCACATCGCCCAGGTGCTGCGCGGGGCGAACACCCAGAAAATTCGTGCCCAGGGGCACGACCGGCTCTCCACCTACGGCATCGGCGCCGATCGCAGCGAGGCGGAATGGTTGCACCTGGGCCGCACCCTCCTGCACCAGGGGCTGTTGTCGGAGACCACCGACGGCTACCCGGTGCTCAAGCTCAATGCCCTTTCCTGGGAAGTGCTGCGCGGTCAGCGGACAGTGATAGCCGCCCGGCTTCCCGCTCGCCCCACCGCACCCCAACCCACAGACGAGGCGGCAACAGACGACACCGCCACAGCACTGTTCGAGCACCTGCGCCGCCTGCGCAAGCGCCTGGCCGACGAGCAGAACGTGCCGCCCTACGTCGTCTTTGCCGACGCCGCCCTCAAAGCGATGGCCCAGCGGCGCCCCCAGACGATGACCCAGTTTCTGGCCATCCCGGGCGTCGGCAGCCGCAAGGCCGAAGCCTACTTCACCCCATTTACCGCCGAAATCCGCACCTACTGCGAAGTGCACGCCCTTCTCCCACCATCGGAGCAAGCAGAGACTTCCCCGCCCGCCCCCGCCCACCGGGAGCGCCGCCCACCGAGAGGTACACCCACCGCCTCCACCCATGCCCTCACGCTACAGCTGTGGCAGCAGGGCCTGAGCATCGAGCAGATTGCCGAACAGCGCAGCCTGCGAACCGAAACCATCGAAGGCCACCTGGCCGAACTAGTCGAAGCGGGCGAGAACATCGACATCGAGGGCCTCGTCGAGCCGAAGCGCAGGTGCACCATCGAAGCCGCCCTACTCAAACTCGGAACGGCCACGCTCAAGCCGGTCAAAGAACACCTCGGCGAGGAATATTCTTACAGTGAAATTCGCCTGGTGCGAGCCCGGTTACTGTGCGCCCAAGGCGATTTCTGA
- a CDS encoding ATP-binding protein, with protein sequence MNDQPTIDLEGFASTAGGAATSAGIVFQQQLAASICARMLSGQPLDARFLLGVATPAWVRFETEAPVDDILVATSADGFVAIQAKTTVSLSCELNSPFGKTVLQFVKHWIVCRDGDRSSGWNRPLDRQRDRLVLAVGPQTPATIRVHLRSALQRKGQPGGGVPTQAQSQAFDIFETCVQTAWSSITSETFPQQLLDDLIHLVVVLPFDPNGADGDTSANILSKALLTGADAVGALAGLALICGQLMAERLGADLVSLRQVLVTKGVRLSEPPRYGKDIAALRAHSENVAKSLERYEVIEAEPGQPISIERECQSVVNAAAEAGSLLIVGEPGAGKSGVLNALARQLRVQGHDVLELAVDSYSVESFEGLSKELKLENGLLDVLKAWDGSGPGWLIIDALDATRGSKGEGVFRALIEQVLDRNTRWQVIASIRAFDLRIGMQFRKLFRGMPPSTDLSEPSFSSVRHIRIPPWSASEFDRLLEQAPRLARAFAGAPARLRELAATPFNTRLIADLISDGALNASLNNVSSQTELLQLYWEYRIDQYGLPALVCLKRIVEIMVNGRALRAPLLEAAGTDPAMVDVLPREGVLLRVEGDRWIQFRHHLLFDFAVAQLLLDPEGLVNGTIRFPKEEAQGLVLAPAMAFVLQKLWDTETNRARFWRVVVHLLTDTSGDPVIKSAVGRISAEHPTADNDALRLAEQAHVDARVIVALSHISSALAVRLEDEVDTPLEPWIRLIGALAPSAPLLSGRLRFLLFLFLERATGQTSRAELGFAARSLLAYGLSLPDPGNLMKSAIGFVADTYGTDPDSSRDLLAALLAPMRLQSFASVEIPALCHKISAFAELDPMFAIKIYAETYGFNFTEQHKTLLWSSQILPLTSNTKQDYEMARYELGEFFPTFLEKQPKAAIDALICAVEGFVARDHGISPEAREHTLKVNSRMVRMREDLSYVWAHDPDNPHGQDGSVLLAKFR encoded by the coding sequence TTGAACGACCAGCCCACTATCGATCTTGAAGGTTTCGCTTCAACAGCGGGCGGCGCGGCCACGAGCGCAGGTATCGTTTTCCAGCAACAGTTGGCCGCTTCAATTTGCGCTCGAATGCTTTCCGGTCAACCATTAGATGCCCGCTTCTTGCTTGGAGTCGCGACGCCGGCATGGGTCAGGTTCGAGACTGAGGCGCCTGTCGATGACATTCTCGTCGCAACATCTGCGGATGGCTTTGTGGCCATCCAGGCGAAGACCACCGTTTCGTTGTCCTGTGAACTGAACAGTCCCTTCGGAAAGACCGTCCTGCAATTTGTCAAGCATTGGATAGTCTGCCGAGACGGCGATAGAAGCTCCGGCTGGAACCGGCCGTTGGACCGCCAGCGGGACCGTCTCGTGCTGGCAGTCGGGCCGCAAACGCCGGCCACGATAAGGGTCCACTTGAGATCCGCTCTCCAAAGAAAAGGACAGCCCGGCGGGGGAGTGCCGACGCAAGCCCAGTCTCAGGCTTTCGATATCTTCGAGACCTGTGTCCAGACGGCTTGGTCTTCCATCACGTCCGAGACCTTCCCACAACAACTCTTGGACGACTTGATCCATCTGGTCGTGGTCCTGCCCTTCGACCCAAATGGTGCCGACGGCGATACCTCCGCGAATATCCTTTCAAAGGCACTACTAACGGGGGCTGACGCGGTCGGCGCCCTAGCCGGATTGGCCCTAATCTGCGGCCAGCTGATGGCTGAGCGACTCGGCGCAGACCTTGTTTCGCTGCGCCAGGTCTTGGTGACGAAAGGCGTGCGGTTATCGGAACCGCCACGCTACGGAAAAGACATCGCAGCGCTTCGTGCCCATTCCGAGAATGTTGCGAAATCCCTTGAACGGTACGAGGTGATCGAGGCGGAGCCAGGCCAGCCAATCTCGATCGAGCGAGAATGCCAGAGTGTAGTCAACGCGGCCGCAGAAGCCGGATCTCTGCTCATTGTCGGCGAACCGGGCGCTGGCAAGAGCGGGGTGCTGAATGCGCTTGCCAGGCAGCTTCGCGTGCAGGGTCACGATGTTCTGGAACTGGCGGTTGATAGCTATTCCGTGGAGAGCTTCGAAGGGCTCTCCAAAGAACTCAAGTTGGAAAACGGGCTGCTCGACGTCCTTAAAGCATGGGACGGCTCCGGGCCTGGCTGGCTCATCATCGACGCTCTGGACGCGACGCGTGGCAGCAAGGGCGAAGGTGTCTTTCGCGCCCTGATCGAACAGGTTCTCGACAGAAATACGCGGTGGCAGGTCATCGCGTCGATTCGGGCATTCGATCTGAGGATAGGCATGCAGTTCCGAAAGCTCTTTCGGGGAATGCCGCCGTCAACGGACTTATCGGAGCCCAGCTTCTCATCCGTCAGACACATCCGGATACCGCCCTGGTCGGCCTCGGAATTTGACCGCCTGTTAGAACAGGCGCCTCGCCTCGCCAGAGCCTTTGCTGGCGCTCCCGCGCGACTCCGGGAGTTGGCCGCTACGCCGTTCAACACGCGCCTCATCGCCGACCTGATCTCCGACGGGGCCCTGAACGCCAGCTTGAACAATGTGTCGTCGCAGACGGAGCTACTCCAACTTTATTGGGAGTACCGCATCGATCAATACGGCCTGCCAGCACTGGTCTGTCTCAAACGCATCGTCGAGATAATGGTCAATGGGAGGGCATTGAGAGCCCCGCTCCTCGAAGCTGCGGGCACGGATCCCGCGATGGTGGACGTTCTTCCGCGCGAGGGCGTACTGCTCCGGGTGGAAGGCGATCGGTGGATCCAATTCCGCCATCATCTTCTCTTCGACTTCGCTGTGGCTCAGCTGCTACTCGACCCTGAAGGTCTAGTCAACGGCACCATCCGCTTTCCGAAGGAGGAGGCTCAGGGCCTGGTGTTGGCGCCAGCTATGGCGTTCGTGCTCCAGAAGCTTTGGGACACCGAGACCAATCGCGCGCGATTCTGGCGAGTAGTCGTACATCTATTGACCGACACTTCAGGCGATCCTGTCATTAAAAGTGCGGTGGGTCGCATCAGCGCGGAGCACCCCACCGCCGATAACGACGCTCTGCGGCTGGCCGAGCAAGCGCATGTCGATGCTCGAGTTATTGTCGCGCTTTCCCACATAAGCAGTGCTCTCGCGGTCCGTCTCGAGGACGAGGTAGATACCCCACTCGAGCCATGGATTCGCCTAATCGGCGCGCTGGCGCCGAGTGCACCACTTCTGTCAGGCAGACTGCGTTTCCTGTTGTTCCTGTTTCTCGAACGGGCGACCGGGCAGACATCGCGGGCTGAACTCGGCTTCGCGGCCCGTTCGCTGTTGGCCTACGGCCTCTCCTTGCCCGATCCTGGAAACTTGATGAAGTCTGCAATCGGCTTCGTGGCGGACACCTACGGGACCGACCCGGATAGCTCTCGCGATCTGCTTGCAGCCCTATTGGCGCCCATGCGGTTGCAAAGCTTCGCTTCGGTCGAAATCCCTGCGCTTTGCCACAAAATCTCTGCGTTCGCTGAGTTAGATCCGATGTTCGCTATCAAAATCTACGCCGAAACCTACGGTTTCAATTTTACGGAGCAGCACAAGACCCTATTGTGGTCGAGCCAGATTCTGCCGCTCACCTCCAACACGAAACAGGACTACGAGATGGCGCGCTATGAGCTCGGAGAGTTTTTTCCGACGTTCCTAGAAAAGCAACCCAAGGCGGCAATCGACGCGCTAATCTGTGCCGTCGAAGGCTTCGTCGCGCGCGACCACGGGATTTCGCCGGAAGCCCGGGAGCACACCCTGAAGGTCAACAGCCGGATGGTGCGGATGCGCGAGGATCTGAGCTACGTTTGGGCACACGATCCCGACAATCCCCACGGTCAGGACGGCAGTGTTCTCCTCGCTAAGTTTCGCTAG